The Pseudomonadota bacterium genome includes a window with the following:
- the aat gene encoding leucyl/phenylalanyl-tRNA--protein transferase, with translation MIELSPELILRAYACGVFPMAERQDDPSVFWVDPDWRGVIPLDEFHLPRRLGRTVRSGKFQITVDQAFDQVIRTCAERTAQRMESWINGDIVKVYGELHRLGNAHSVECWSGTELVGGLYGVSLGAAFFGESMFSRKTDASKVALVHLVERLRAGGYTLLDTQFVTAHLTGFGAVELPRGTYLEQLRAALERQATFYPFDSEFTSNMAQSSTQTS, from the coding sequence ATGATTGAATTGTCGCCAGAACTGATTCTCCGGGCCTATGCGTGTGGCGTATTTCCCATGGCGGAACGCCAGGACGATCCTTCCGTGTTTTGGGTGGACCCGGATTGGCGCGGCGTCATTCCGTTAGACGAATTTCATTTGCCGCGCCGCCTCGGCCGCACGGTGCGCTCGGGAAAATTCCAAATAACCGTGGATCAGGCGTTCGACCAAGTCATCCGTACATGCGCGGAGCGTACCGCACAGCGTATGGAATCATGGATCAATGGTGATATCGTTAAGGTCTATGGCGAGTTGCACCGCCTCGGCAACGCCCACAGCGTCGAATGCTGGAGCGGTACTGAATTGGTCGGCGGACTTTACGGCGTGTCGCTTGGCGCCGCCTTTTTTGGCGAAAGCATGTTTAGCCGCAAAACTGATGCAAGCAAGGTCGCTTTGGTGCATCTGGTTGAGCGCTTGCGCGCCGGTGGCTACACGCTATTGGATACCCAGTTTGTGACTGCGCATTTGACCGGTTTCGGCGCTGTCGAGTTGCCGCGCGGAACATATCTTGAGCAATTACGGGCGGCACTAGAGCGCCAGGCGACCTTTTATCCGTTTGATTCGGAATTCACTTCCAACATGGCGCAATCGAGCACCCAGACGTCATAG
- a CDS encoding DUF2155 domain-containing protein, which produces MRIISRASGSWHRGKYRHAAALSIATIAALLLLLPFNLQAAERSAVVLQGLDKVTARISKFTAELDTPVVFGTLEITARACHKKPPEEPPESAAFLEIREKRQGTSVELLFSGWMFASTPGLSALQHPVYDVWVLDCAMLEVNSESNG; this is translated from the coding sequence GTGCGGATAATTAGCCGCGCCTCGGGGAGCTGGCACCGCGGTAAATATCGTCATGCAGCGGCTCTCTCTATCGCGACAATCGCGGCTTTGCTCCTGTTGTTGCCGTTCAACCTGCAAGCAGCGGAACGCTCAGCCGTAGTGCTCCAGGGTCTCGACAAAGTAACCGCGCGGATATCGAAATTCACTGCCGAATTAGACACTCCCGTTGTCTTCGGCACGCTCGAAATCACTGCCCGGGCCTGTCACAAAAAACCGCCCGAGGAACCTCCCGAAAGCGCGGCCTTTCTCGAAATTCGCGAGAAACGACAGGGAACGTCGGTGGAATTGCTGTTCAGTGGCTGGATGTTCGCTTCGACCCCTGGCCTATCGGCGCTGCAACATCCGGTCTATGACGTCTGGGTGCTCGATTGCGCCATGTTGGAAGTGAATTCCGAATCAAACGGATAA